In Brassica rapa cultivar Chiifu-401-42 chromosome A06, CAAS_Brap_v3.01, whole genome shotgun sequence, a single window of DNA contains:
- the LOC103872535 gene encoding putative F-box/kelch-repeat protein At4g39756 translates to MANKETNLSSLPDEMVINFLAHISISYYPKLSLVSKRFNSLILSRELLFARYHLKTREHILQVCLKLPGRRLPSWFSLWIRPDQILTNDMEEDKSTTRNTLLVPIPSSYSPYVTDLSMGMVGSKQYIVKDYNIPPTPLPMWVRNQNESTHAWREAPRMKVARDNPMVAILDGKIYVVGGCKADETTNWAEVFDTNTQTWESLPDPGAELRSSLLKSTKVTDGKVYVRSNAKNEYYYYDPKEGKWGVVTEALQFERACLIENVWYYCGEEYFSWFDTKLQKWKMVKGLEVLNRNCCAGALAVTNYCGKLLIFWDKFCWNEKLYKDGESVLGV, encoded by the coding sequence ATGGCGAACAAAGAGACAAACCTTTCGTCGCTTCCAGATGAGATGGTTATAAACTTTTTAGCTCACATATCGATATCCTACTACCCGAAACTCTCCTTAGTATCCAAGAGATTCAACTCTCTCATCTTATCCAGAGAGCTCTTGTTTGCTCGATATCACTTGAAAACACGTGAACACATCCTTCAGGTCTGCTTAAAGTTGCCCGGGCGTCGTCTCCCCTCCTGGTTTAGCCTCTGGATAAGACCTGATCAGATCCTAACTAATGACATGGAAGAGGACAAGTCCACCACACGAAATACTTTGTTGGTACCAATACCCTCTTCATATTCTCCTTATGTAACAGATTTATCTATGGGCATGGTTGGGTCCAAACAATACATAGTCAAGGATTACAATATTCCACCGACGCCACTCCCCATGTGGGTACGTAACCAAAATGAGAGCACTCACGCCTGGAGAGAAGCCCCTAGAATGAAGGTGGCTAGAGATAATCCTATGGTGGCTATTCTCGATGGGAAAATATACGTAGTGGGTGGTTGCAAGGCAGATGAAACCACTAACTGGGCTGAAGTTTTCGACACAAATACTCAAACTTGGGAGTCTTTACCTGACCCTGGCGCTGAGCTCCGCTCGTCTTTACTAAAGTCAACGAAGGTGACCGATGGAAAGGTTTACGTTAGGAGCAATGCCAAGAATgagtattattattatgatCCAAAAGAAGGTAAATGGGGAGTTGTAACCGAGGCACTGCAGTTTGAGAGAGCGTGTTTAATAGAGAACGTTTGGTACTATTGTGGTGAAGAATATTTCTCGTGGTTTGACACAAAGCTTCAAAAATGGAAAATGGTCAAAGGCTTAGAGGTATTGAATAGGAATTGTTGTGCTGGTGCTCTTGCAGTAACTAACTACTGTGGGAAACTCTTAATCTTCTGGGACAAGTTTTGTTGGAATGAAAAACTTTATAAAGATGGAGAAAGTGTTTTAGGTGTTTGA